A stretch of Desulfobacteraceae bacterium DNA encodes these proteins:
- a CDS encoding CYTH domain-containing protein → MTPERTTAHRAPLETEVKLVVCAPAPGRVAAAVADLTRIGAYRLAPGRPLQIMDRYFDTPDGALDRRGLGLRLRDQDDRCRVTLKGPSRSERPGLTRRMELELFWGAKGLAAILEALSAEGIALLPGAAPGRHEPAAAVLARHGLAPIQERETLRQLRDVFEAESKSIVPLAEMAIDAVAYRWTAGTVGHHEIEIEACPGTGATLLLALAGRLRTRFTPFLQPWAFSKLATGHAVAHLMAAEGGAGLVDDAQHLLPPAYDRLRQMMSTGVPPQRSHTP, encoded by the coding sequence ATGACGCCAGAGCGCACAACCGCCCACAGGGCGCCCTTGGAAACCGAGGTCAAACTGGTGGTCTGCGCCCCGGCCCCCGGCCGGGTGGCCGCGGCGGTGGCGGACCTGACCCGCATCGGGGCTTACCGCCTGGCACCCGGCCGACCGCTTCAGATCATGGACCGCTATTTCGACACCCCCGACGGGGCGCTGGATCGCAGGGGCCTTGGGCTGCGGCTGCGCGACCAGGACGACCGCTGCCGGGTGACCCTCAAGGGCCCTTCCCGGAGCGAGCGACCCGGATTGACCCGGCGCATGGAGCTTGAGCTGTTCTGGGGGGCGAAAGGGCTGGCGGCGATCCTGGAAGCGCTTTCCGCCGAAGGCATCGCCTTGCTGCCGGGGGCCGCCCCCGGGAGGCACGAACCCGCGGCGGCCGTTCTCGCGCGCCACGGCCTCGCCCCGATCCAGGAGCGGGAAACCCTCCGCCAGCTCCGCGATGTTTTCGAGGCCGAAAGCAAATCAATCGTTCCACTGGCGGAAATGGCGATCGATGCGGTGGCCTATCGCTGGACCGCGGGCACGGTGGGCCACCATGAAATCGAGATCGAGGCTTGCCCGGGAACCGGGGCCACCCTTCTGCTGGCACTGGCCGGCCGCCTGCGGACCCGCTTCACCCCGTTTTTGCAGCCCTGGGCCTTCAGCAAGCTGGCCACCGGCCATGCCGTAGCCCACCTGATGGCCGCCGAGGGCGGCGCCGGCCTGGTGGACGACG